The Erpetoichthys calabaricus chromosome 6, fErpCal1.3, whole genome shotgun sequence genome includes the window CAATACGTGCCATTTCCAGTGTTCACAAAAAGTAGGTTTATCTTGTTATTTGGTGCTCATAATAATAAAACTGCTTTTTCACCATGAAGAAGGAAAATTCAAATGGTCCGTGTCAACACTAAATgaattgacaaaaaaaagttcACTTTTATTGGTTGATAAGCCTTTTAATTAGAACTAAACATAAAAAGATTTGACCTTTTTTAGTTACACTTTTGCTGAACATTAAGTTTACACTGTATTTCTTTCATTATTGATTACTCAAgtttacctttttttcttttaacaggtGTCTGTCTCTTCATAATGTCAGAAACTGTAAAGTATGTTGATGATGAACACAAAACAGTTTTTCTGAAGATACTGAATGAGCAGAGGCTAGAAGGAGAATACTGTGATATTGCAGTAGTTGTGGAAGATGTCAAGTTTCGGGCACACAGATGTGTGTTAGCAGCCTGCAGCAATTACTTCAAAAAGCTATTTAAAAAACACGACGTGGACAATTCATCTGTCATAGAAATTGATTTCCTGCGCTCAGATATATTTGAGGAAGTGTTAAACTACATGTACACAGCCAAAATTTCTGTGAAGAAGGAGGACGTCAAtctaatgatgtcatcaggacagATACTAGGCATTAGGTTTTTGGATAAACTTTGCACACAGAAACGGGATTCTTCTTCTCCCGAAGAAAAGGGTGACCACAGAAAGTCCAAGTTTACTTATGATGTGGATAAAATGGCCCTTCCAGGAGCAGATGCACATGAAAACCAAGATGATGATGTAGAGGTACTTGGAGACCAGGATGACAGTCCATCTGATGATGCTGCTGAAGAAGCGCCACCAAATCCTGAAGGTGAAAAATCCCCACAAACTACCCTCAGGGTCCAGGAGGCCATTCTTAAAGAGCTCAGCAGTGAAGAAGTTCACAAAGTTAGTTGTTATGGCCAAGATGTAGAAGGTATGGAAACAGAGCCTAAGGATATGGGCTCTCAAACCCCTCAAACTCTGACCTTTGCTGACAGCATAAGTGATGTCAAAGATGAGCAGCCACCAGGATGGACAACTGCTGCAAGTGACATGAAGTTTGAGTATTTACTGTATGGCCACAGGGAGCAGCTTTCTTGTCAAATTTGTGGAAAGACTTTCATTGATGAGAGCCGGTTGAGGAAGCATGAAAAACTGCATTCTGCTGATCGCCCTTTTATCTGTGAGATGTGTAACAAAGCTTTCACTACACATGCACATTTAAAGGAACATCTTAAAATTCATGCGGGCTATAAACCATATAGATGTGACGTTTGTGGGAAGTCCTTCATTCGTGCACCAGATCTCAAGAAACACGAGAGAGTCCACAGTAATGAACGGCCTTTCGGGTGTCAAATGTGTGACAAAGCATTTAAGCACAAGTCCCACTTGAAAGACCATGAGCGTCGGCACAGAGGAGAAAAGCCCTTCGTTTGCAGCTCTTGTACCAAGGCCTTTGCAAAAGCTTCTGATCTGAAAAGGCATGAGAACAACATGCATAACGAACGCAAGCAGGTTCCAACCAGTGGCATTCAAAGTGAAACAGATCAgctgcaagctgcagcaatggcagcTGAAGCAGAGCAACAGCTAGAAACTATTGCTTGCACATGAAAAGACCCAGTTTAGCGTGGAGCCTCAGGTCGCAGGAAAAGATGCTGCAGTGATACTGTTTTTGTTCGGAACTGTTTTATTGTGTGTACAGGTTTTATGAAAATTTTAGTGTAATCTTAAAAGAAAAAGCCTCCAATGTGAGAGTGGTTTTgtataaatgttaaaatgaacTGATAATTATACATTAAGCATTTTCACTTCATTTGCTTGACAGGtataaaatatttgtgtgtttagtaTTTTAGCTGTGAAATTTGATTAAAACTGAAAAGGCATCTGTTTTAATCCTAAAATCTGTAAAGTTTTCTTAAGGAGTTACTTCATTTCTCCTAaatcaggggtctgcaaccttcactatgaaaagagccattttgcccccccttcctccaaagaaaaatagtctggagccgcaaaacataacacagcttataaacttttaaaagttttaatcttcttttagattttacatgttacaaccacggaatacaacaaacagaagtgcagtgtgcatgtgtaggcctactttgaaataaattaaactgaactatgcaggcctatttgggtccttcctatacctgtgtaaaattaaaataaaaactagcccactttaatataaataaaacatttagctgtagcttagcagctttaaaaaagtaaacattaaattccatttcagtgtgctgaatcaactgaagcacctgaacaaacaaaaaaacctacatcagctccgggtccgaaatgaatgtgttttttttatgaaaaataatattaaatgctattgttctcacctgtttaatgtgacttctgttcatgaagttcgctgctgatcatctctgtGTCGGGGctgtacgatgtgactttgatcttcacacaggactgcaggctctcatgtgtgaggcgggagcgatatttggactttatgaagttcatgcttgagaaaacttgctcacttaagtatgttgagccaaagacggacaggactccaaatgcatattttttcatgttcatatacgtttcgggaatggcactccatgtgtcgaaaacaaatttgtcgggtttggggaggttttcaatatcactccatttgtgctctttagcgagagtagccttctgacaggcgacttcttcaagatccgctgtcaggcatttgaacttggacacccattaatctttatctgccatgtcgtccagttcaatttctagatcgggcttacttactcactcctgtgaatgcggatgtgttcagcagggatgggtcgatgtccaggggtgtgacagggaaggagagagtgtgtgtttttcctttctgaactcactgaatctttctctaaatgcagcttgcattttctgaacaatttcccgtttgtttttaaagtcggagaatagatgctctgatatttttatgaacgattctttcatgtattctccgtctgtgaacagcttacccctccttacgatctcttgagctgccacaaaactagcagctgtagttgactgtgtagaagtgatccactttttgaaagtatgtttgctctgttcagctttccgttgcagttccgaaattgctctctttcgcttatcttcacttgggtattttgaatgctgagtgcttgtttcgaaaatgtctttcaacgttacattttttgttgttcgataatttatcgccacatattaagcacaccggtaagccagcgtcgttggcggtgaaggcaaatgcttctgtccacgcagaattaaactctctaaattagatgttaaaatgtataacagtagtagtcgtaaataaacatatatataaatacaacttaaattaagaaattgccattattcattttcatgtttttttttttgtcaaggccaaagggagccactacaaggaggctgaagagccgcatgtggctccagagccgcgggttgccgacccctgtccTAAATGTACACTATACCAAAGCTGTATAACAGTAATGAATTTCTCTTTTTGGGATCACTGCAATGCCTTTCTTCAGGATGTAACATATGAAGTGTCTCCCACAGTCCTGGTTTTGTCATTAAGCAAAACAGTTTAAGCCAGTAATAATcactgtttatatacatatatatataaaagaaaaaaatatttttagttttgttgcaGAATGTTTACAATGGGAATTTCTAATTAGCTTAACTTGTGGTAAATACTGAGTTTTGCTAAGGTGGTTTGTAGCTATTAACAAGCTTATGGGGGGATGTGtgattaatttagttttttaaatttgtcattgCAAGCTCACTACAAGCGTCATTACTGTTCTCACATTTGGTAACCCTGACATGCAGGTATTGTTTAGTGTAACACCTAGCAATCCAGCAACATCCTGATAtggttttttaaataaactaataattagacaACATTGAGTAAATCATTGGACTGTCATCAGTGCTGTCTTGCCTTTGTCTTAAAGGTCTTAGCAAATAAATGACCATATACATGATCTAAAAGTGATTGTGTTTTAACATATATGAATTTAAATTAAGGAAGATTTTTCCCCAAATTATATTGAACCTGTTcaataatacaatttacttttaGGTACAGTTTTTAACATGCTAACTGTGGTGGTGATGATATGTATTGTAGCACATTGTGTAGCCAGTAAACTTGGTGGTTCAGCACTGTTTCAAAGTATTAATGCTGTTATGTGATCAGTGCTTCGTAGACTCTACCCCTTCAGAGGCCCTGCTGTTGAATGCACTTTCACTAACTGTGGGCCTCGGCATCATTGtgagaaatttgtaattttttttttttttatttattaaaagttaaTAACTCACCATCTTTATACaaggaaattatattttattacggTTGATGTTGCTTGCCGAGTGCGAGCAGTTCTTACAATAAAGTCATTGTTTCTTAAAGTGAGTGTCCAcaactttcttaatttttttttcgcaCAAGTCAGAGCAATTAATTTGAACTATAGTTTGTTTTATGAGCTGCACTATTAATATTTACTTTGTACAgggaacaaaaaattaaatctcaGAGCAAGCATAAGTAATGTAatactgtagagctgtgattggAATATTCATTACAAGTGCTGTTACCCATCTTCATTTGTTGTCAGTCTCTGTTCAAGGTCAGACAATGACAGTATAATTTGATCAAGGGAAGATGGAGTTGTAAATGTCAATGGATTATAATATGCCTTCTTGTAAGTTGTTGAGGTCCAGAACAATGTTATGCtgttaatgttgttaattttttAGAAGCCCACAGGATGTCAGACTGTCAGTCATTTTTTAATCATCTGGCTATTTATTAGTGCAGTTAGCTAggtttgtttcagtttttctttgcctcagtCTTGTGTTGGTGtgggcttttttatgtttttcagtgCACACCagtttttaactattatttttcaaagcacaataCTTTTAATGTATGTTGATCTTGGAATATAAGGtaatgtattttcatttgaatgCTAAAATGcattaaactgtaaaaatatgaCCACTAAACATATGTGGCTACCTTTGTAAAGTGTTAGACTTCAGGCTTAAGGTTAATTTATTGTTCATGTAAATATCATTTTACTACATGTAAGATTTTAATTAGACTTCAGGCTTAAAGTTAATTTATTGTTCATGTAAATATCATTTTACTACATGTAAGATTTTAAGGCATTTTTAGTCCCATTCTCTTAATGTTAAGCATATACATGGCGGACCACTGCATTATTTGCAACATTTTGCATGGCAGTTATATAATGTGTAAAATGCTATGTGGATAGGGGCAAGGATGAGCTTAGCAAATAGGACCAGTCTTGAGGAGGTGGCTTTTGGATCTGGAGATCGgcttttcaagttcagtcctcgGGTACCCATGTTGCTGCAGGTAATTTGTTCACAAATTAGTGAGTCTCTGTTGTGTCTGATTGATGTATTTGTTTACCATGTTTTTTATTCTGCATATAGAAGGATGGTCTagtacagcggttctcaaactgtggggaagtaacaaaaaagggggtgctaatgttgccatatgtggcgtaatttcgctattcgtagggaaattttaaactggtagcggtgtatcggcagcaaaaaatctaGGAATAagttttattagggtttcaaaaaccGTTAGGGGGGCGAgatttaaaacttatgaaaactcgggtcgcaaatactttaaaggttgagaaacactggtctagtatgacatttacatttcaaaagaaatTCTGCAATTTTTTCCATAGTTCTAACATATTAGTACTGTATCGGTGTCCAGATATTTACTGGAGAGCAGTAGACTCAAGTGCAGATGACCCTGAGGGCTAAAAGGGAGCAGCTACTTAAGTGTTATGTTCATTTGTGTGCTaatctaaaatataataaatcggaattgtgcatgtgtgtgtttagtATGCAAATTAACCTTACTGGTCATATCTCCACCACATTTTACACAGAATCCCCATTTCTTTAGGGGAAGACTGTAGACTGTTTCAGTTCAGAACTGGGTACCCTTGCCAATTAGTGGTCAAAAGTACTAAAAGTTGTAAAAAATGGAATTTAATAAAGTGAACATTGTAAGGTATGGCAAAAGAATGAATTAAGTTTTATTTGTACAATGCTAGCTAATTTAACAGCTTAATCAATCAGACAAAAGAGTAACTCACTCACTGACTGGCTGAGATGAAAACTTGCAGCAACAATGGTGTCCCTGCGTACAAGAGTACTGATTTGGACAATGTATCAACAACAAAAACCTAATGGACGTGGTAAACTTAAAATGTAGCGGAACCGTAAATGACAAATGTAACGCTTCTCTGTAGCCTGTCTTAGACTGTTTGTATTATTATGTGttggtttgtctttttttgttttgtgttttttttaacaaatccgTCACCTTGCGTATTGCTGTTTTTATACTGTGTAGCCAATGCTTTCCTAGTACTTGTCCTTGAGGAGACCACTCTGAGAGCCTTAGAAAAGCCCAGACTTTTTTTTAGCAATGCGGACCCTCCAGACCTTATGATCAGGATAAGTTCCtcagacatacagtggtgtgaaaaactatttgcccccttcctgatttcttattcttttgcatgtttgtcacacaaaatgtttctgatcatcaaacacatttaaccattagtcaaatataacacaagtaaacacaaaatgcagtttttaaatgatggtttttattatttagggagaaaaaaaaatccaaacctacatggccctgtgtgaaaaagtaattgccccctgaacctaataactggttgggccacccttagcagcaataactgcaatcaagcgtttgcgataacttgcaatgagtcttttacagcgctctggaggaattttggcccactcatctttgcaaaattgttgtaattcagctttatttgagggttttctagcatgaaccgcctttttaaggtcatgccatagcatctcaattggattcaggtcaggactttgactaggccactccaaagtcttcattttgtttttcttcagccattcagaggtggatttgctggtgtgttttgggtcattgtcctgttgcagcacccaagatcgcttcagcttgagttgacgaacagatggccggacattctccttcaggattttttggtagacagtagaattcatggttccatctatcacagcaagccttccaggtcctgaagcagcaaaacaaccccagaccatcacactaccaccaccatattttactgttggtatgatgttctttttctgaaatgctgtgttccttttacgccagatgtaacgggacatttgccttccaaaaacttcaacttttgtctcatcagtccacaaggtattttcccaaaagtcttggcaatcattgagatgtttcttagcaaaattgagacgagccctaatgttctttttgcttaacagtggtttgcgtcttggacatctgccatgcaggccgtttttgcccagtctctttcttatggtggagtcgtgaacactgaccttaattgaggcaagtgaggcctgcagttctttagacgttgtcctggggtcttttgtgacctctcggatgagtcgtctctgcgctcttggggtaattttggtcggccggccactcctgggaaggttcaccactgttccatgtttttgccatttgtggataatggctctcactgtggttcgctggagtcccaaagctttagaaatggctttataacctttaccagactgatagatctcaattacttctgttctcatttgttcctgaattctttggatcttcacatgatgtctatcttttgaggtgcttttggtctacttctctgtgtcaggcagctcctatttaagtgatttcttgattgaaacaggtgtggcagtaatcaggcctgggggtggctacggaaattgaactcaggtgtgatacaccacagttaggttattttttaacaagggggcaattactttttcacacagggccatgtaggtttggattttttttctccctaaataataaacaccatcatttaaaaactgcattttgtgtttacttgtgttatatttgactaatggttaaatgtgtttgatgatcagaaacattttgtgtgacaaacatgcaaaagaataagaaatcaggaagggggcaaatagtttttcacaccactgtacgttgctcatttttttaaatatgtggtgTTTATTTTAGAAAGCTGCTATTGAGTGCTGCACTGACTGATATTAAATTATGAATAGCAAATTGCATGATACCACAACTTTAACAGACACTAAACACACAAATCGCAAAACGGTATGagcatttaaaaagcttctgatGGTGAAAAATTATGTAAAAGGGTACAGTAGTGGAGCAGTGGTTAATGTTGTGTGCTTTATTCCCTGCCAGGTGATTTTCTGGAGTCTGCAGTTTCTTCCCATGCCTGCGTGTGAAAGTATGACCATGGAAAGGTAATTTTTCTTGAAGTGCCGGCTCAAAGCCACAGCAGCAACACAACCCAGTTACAACCAAATAATGAGTTTACGCTTAGCTTGCATTAAGCAGTCAAGCTTTGTCGGGCGCTCCAAGATAAAAATCGATACAAGATGAGCACAGCAGTTAGCCGAGGTGCTCTTGGTCCTCCTGTTATCTTCTCCAGGTGTTCTAAGGAGTTTGGACTATAAGGTTATAGAGAGCTGTGTAGTGAGACAGAAGTTGGTGgtgtaatttgttttaaaaacagtGTGCTCAGGCTCGGGTGGTCTGTAGGTGCACCCCGT containing:
- the zbtb14 gene encoding zinc finger and BTB domain-containing protein 14; amino-acid sequence: MSETVKYVDDEHKTVFLKILNEQRLEGEYCDIAVVVEDVKFRAHRCVLAACSNYFKKLFKKHDVDNSSVIEIDFLRSDIFEEVLNYMYTAKISVKKEDVNLMMSSGQILGIRFLDKLCTQKRDSSSPEEKGDHRKSKFTYDVDKMALPGADAHENQDDDVEVLGDQDDSPSDDAAEEAPPNPEGEKSPQTTLRVQEAILKELSSEEVHKVSCYGQDVEGMETEPKDMGSQTPQTLTFADSISDVKDEQPPGWTTAASDMKFEYLLYGHREQLSCQICGKTFIDESRLRKHEKLHSADRPFICEMCNKAFTTHAHLKEHLKIHAGYKPYRCDVCGKSFIRAPDLKKHERVHSNERPFGCQMCDKAFKHKSHLKDHERRHRGEKPFVCSSCTKAFAKASDLKRHENNMHNERKQVPTSGIQSETDQLQAAAMAAEAEQQLETIACT